In Citrus sinensis cultivar Valencia sweet orange chromosome 3, DVS_A1.0, whole genome shotgun sequence, the sequence GTTcacatgtttgattttgggggggggggggggggggggagaagGTAAAAGCAGTGTATGTATCATGTAAAACCAAAAGGGAACAGAATGACGGGAAGGAGGATCCATCATCCATCATGTTCACCTTGCTGTGATATTTTCCTGAGGCATGGTGTATAATCTTTATGACACTTTACCTTCCTGTCATGTCCAGAACTGGCCAGCAACTTTCCATCTGAAGAAAAATGACAGCAAGTAACCTTGCTATTTCTCGACCGTATGCAGCCCACCTCACAAAAAGTAAAAcctggaaaagagaaaatgatcTAGCTACAATATTATGCAAACAGTCATATCAACTCCGCCCAATTACAATGCTATTATGGCACCTTTAGAGGGCTGCTTTTGGTGCTCAGGACTGTGTTTTAGTGTTCCATACAATTCTCTCCCATCACCTCCATCATGTGAGAGTAAAGATTCCATATTTTCATCTATAGAACCCACATCTGCAAATCGGTCTATGTCTTCCTGGCACAAAAAATTGACATTGTTAGAATCTTAGTTTTGTAAGTTCTACTTTGAAGtaacaacaaacaaatatattttgacaaatttaatAACTCAAACATGTCCTTTTAACTGATAACTCAATGAAAAGGTAAGCTCTTTACCACAACTATGAATACTATTAGCATATACATTAAAAAGGTCGTATACTTTaataaaagattgaaaattatatcccttaatttcatatttgggcacttaatcaatatttttcCACACTTTCTACATGAATAAATAAAGGGTATGAAACTAGGCcaaatataaaatctaaaagGCGCACCAACAGATTGGAAGCTGACGCAAGACTTCCTGTTCCCTCTGAACCATTCATCATCATGGTTTTGTGCATGTTGTTAACATGCTGCATGCTGGTTGGAGTAGTTATTCCATCGCCTGGAGTGTGTGTTGATGGAGGAGAATTAGGTGAAGGACCCACTGTATTTCCAGTGCCAGTACTATTGGCAGCTCCTGAAGaagagttttttctttttctgttacCCTGCAGCACAAGCAATCATTTAAGTTGATTAGTTCAATCCCAAATGTCCAAAATAGTATACTTacttttaagtataaaataaaaaatgatggcAATAACAGTTCTACAATAGTAAAAGCAGTTTGCCCTTAAGCAGCTTGCATTTCAgctaaaagtaattaaattgttaataactACAACTTGTGGCAGTTGTTGCGGCTGCTGTTGCTGCAATTGATCCTGGTGTTGAGAGGAAGAATGTTGCATCTGAGCCACCTTCATCTGTTTTAACAACCAACAAAAAGTAAGAGGTAAAGGTTTCAACCAGTAAAAGATTAGTAAATCCCCAATCACTAGTTGCACAGAAAGACAGGAGACGCCCCGAGCAACAtgacaacaataataattgatgCTGGActcaaattcataaaagacaccattaggaaaaataaagcAGGGATCCGAGGACACATTTACACACAAGTTATAAAAGGTCATTCCAGCAGTTGAGCAGGTCCATACAAAAGTTGGGGTAGCAGTATACAAGCATGCAAAGGCATGAGCATATTAGCGAATTCGGTGTAAGGTTAGGTTTTCCTTTCCAAACCTCTTTCTCCGCTATCTTTTTAGCTGTTTCAATATACTATTACTTCAAATTTCAGCCTTCATTTTCCGAACCCCTAGTTTACCAAGAGTCTTAAACCTTTGGCATCAACCATATTAAGTGTGTGTTCTATATGTAGAACAACTATTCTTTGTGAGATTGTGGGCTAATATAACATCCAAACCTTCGGTGAACTTGATTGGACTGGGGAGCATATTGATCCATCATTTCTGGTAGATTGACCATCTTTCACGTTCATGTTTCCCCTAGTCAACTGGCAAAAATTACGAGGATCCATATCTCCATAGCTAGTAGAATTTCGAAGGTTATTTTGTGGTTGTCCCTGTGCCAAGACCTGCTGTGGCTGTTGTGATGCTAGAAGAAATTGATTATGCATCTGCATATTAGGTTTCTGTACTTGCATACCCAATCCTGGTCTTAACTGATCAGGTCCCTATACAATTGGGTAAAATCCGtagtcaagcactcacaagaAGCCAAATATAAGAATCAATATTAAAGATGGTGCAAGTGATGTACAACTTACAATTAGAGGCCAACCCTTCAAAGGAAGACCAGCGACACCTTGATTCAATCCTGACAGGAGAgcatttaacaattttaacagcaaaaacaataaatgtttcataaataattagaCAGCATTTAACAATAACTGTTTCTAAAATGAATACCAAAGAAATGAGTCAATGACCGGAAAATGAACCATGTATTTACCCAAAAACAAAGCACTGGTTCTGATTCCAACCGTAGGGTCGTGTCATTTTACCTGAACTGCCTAGTACAGATTTCGGCTGGAACATTGCCTGTCCATACATAGATGAAGGATCCATAGGCAAACTTTTTTGTGTTGCTCCCAAGTTAGCTTCACTTTTGATATCCTACAAACTCAAAACATTCTTCATTTAAGCATAACTAAGGAAGAAGCACTAAATATtgggaaaacaaaaatagtaaGTGGAAAAATAAGCTGCGCATTTAGGGCAAGTAATTACAGAGGTTAAAGTTGTCCGTCCTTGGATTCGCTGCATAGCTGCAGAAATGTTCCCAGAACTACCTTGTGCCAACTGGCTGAATTAACAATATGAACCACAGAAGTGAATAATTTACACTTGTCTCCAACCAGGTTAAATAGGAAACTGAAGCACAAGTTCAGATAGAGCCAAGTAAATTTTACCCTTGAGGATTGGTAGTTGCTTTGAGAAGAGCCATCTTATTGGCATCCATTAGAGCAGGTGATGTATCTAAATCCATGGAATGAGGGTGTTTTGTACGTTCTTCATACATTTTCATGGCCAAGACGCTGGCTGATGGTTGCCCCATCATTCCTTCAGAATTTAATGCACTCACAGAACCACCAAGAGAAGGATGATTAGGATCCCTCCGTTGCAGTTGAGCATTACGGTGTTGCATGAATTGCAGCTGCTGCATTTGTAGCTGTTGTTGCTCCCTTGTTTTAATCTGCTGCGTCTAATTTTCATGAAAACAAACCATTTCATGTAAAAGGATGGACAAACcactaaaaaacaaacaaagtaAACGACAATTAACATAATACGAACAAAGACACCTTAGGGATTGAATCTAATCATGGCAGGTGGAGATACCTCTATGTAAGCCGCTGCATTCTCGGAATGTTTG encodes:
- the LOC102618050 gene encoding transcriptional corepressor LEUNIG_HOMOLOG-like isoform X7, whose translation is MAQGNWEADKIKLHASAKAFMTEGKVATDPVAIDAPGGFLFEWWSVFWDIFISRTNDKHSENAAAYIETQQIKTREQQQLQMQQLQFMQHRNAQLQRRDPNHPSLGGSVSALNSEGMMGQPSASVLAMKMYEERTKHPHSMDLDTSPALMDANKMALLKATTNPQGQLAQGSSGNISAAMQRIQGRTTLTSDIKSEANLGATQKSLPMDPSSMYGQAMFQPKSVLGSSGLNQGVAGLPLKGWPLIGPDQLRPGLGMQVQKPNMQMHNQFLLASQQPQQVLAQGQPQNNLRNSTSYGDMDPRNFCQLTRGNMNVKDGQSTRNDGSICSPVQSSSPKMKVAQMQHSSSQHQDQLQQQQPQQLPQVVGNRKRKNSSSGAANSTGTGNTVGPSPNSPPSTHTPGDGITTPTSMQHVNNMHKTMMMNGSEGTGSLASASNLLEDIDRFADVGSIDENMESLLSHDGGDGRELYGTLKHSPEHQKQPSKGFTFCEVGCIRSRNSKVTCCHFSSDGKLLASSGHDRKVVLWNMDTLQTESTPEDHKSVVTDVRFRPNSSQLATASVDKSVRLWDAANPNFCSQAYTGHSSPIMSLDFHPKKTDLFCFCDNDNEIQYWSINPFLCTHITKGGTAQVRFQPRIGQLLAAASDKVVSIFDIETDRQTHSLQGHAELVNYICWDTNGDYLASVSQNLVKVWSMASGECIQELSSNGNQFHSCVFHPSYSTLLVVGGISSLELWNMAENKSMTIAAHENIISALAQSPVTGMVASASHDSSVKLWK
- the LOC102618050 gene encoding transcriptional corepressor LEUNIG_HOMOLOG-like isoform X5, which produces MAQGNWEADKMLDVYIHDYFLKRKLHASAKAFMTEGKVATDPVAIDAPGGFLFEWWSVFWDIFISRTNDKHSENAAAYIETQQIKTREQQQLQMQQLQFMQHRNAQLQRRDPNHPSLGGSVSALNSEGMMGQPSASVLAMKMYEERTKHPHSMDLDTSPALMDANKMALLKATTNPQGQLAQGSSGNISAAMQRIQGRTTLTSDIKSEANLGATQKSLPMDPSSMYGQAMFQPKSVLGSSGLNQGVAGLPLKGWPLIGPDQLRPGLGMQVQKPNMQMHNQFLLASQQPQQVLAQGQPQNNLRNSTSYGDMDPRNFCQLTRGNMNVKDGQSTRNDGSICSPVQSSSPKMKVAQMQHSSSQHQDQLQQQQPQQLPQVVGNRKRKNSSSGAANSTGTGNTVGPSPNSPPSTHTPGDGITTPTSMQHVNNMHKTMMMNGSEGTGSLASASNLLEDIDRFADVGSIDENMESLLSHDGGDGRELYGTLKHSPEHQKQPSKGFTFCEVGCIRSRNSKVTCCHFSSDGKLLASSGHDRKVVLWNMDTLQTESTPEDHKSVVTDVRFRPNSSQLATASVDKSVRLWDAANPNFCSQAYTGHSSPIMSLDFHPKKTDLFCFCDNDNEIQYWSINPFLCTHITKGGTAQVRFQPRIGQLLAAASDKVVSIFDIETDRQTHSLQGHAELVNYICWDTNGDYLASVSQNLVKVWSMASGECIQELSSNGNQFHSCVFHPSYSTLLVVGGISSLELWNMAENKSMTIAAHENIISALAQSPVTGMVASASHDSSVKLWK
- the LOC102618050 gene encoding transcriptional corepressor LEUNIG_HOMOLOG-like isoform X4, translated to MRGHTSQSLYGLIVSYKNGNRSVLVMAQGNWEADKIKLHASAKAFMTEGKVATDPVAIDAPGGFLFEWWSVFWDIFISRTNDKHSENAAAYIETQQIKTREQQQLQMQQLQFMQHRNAQLQRRDPNHPSLGGSVSALNSEGMMGQPSASVLAMKMYEERTKHPHSMDLDTSPALMDANKMALLKATTNPQGQLAQGSSGNISAAMQRIQGRTTLTSDIKSEANLGATQKSLPMDPSSMYGQAMFQPKSVLGSSGLNQGVAGLPLKGWPLIGPDQLRPGLGMQVQKPNMQMHNQFLLASQQPQQVLAQGQPQNNLRNSTSYGDMDPRNFCQLTRGNMNVKDGQSTRNDGSICSPVQSSSPKMKVAQMQHSSSQHQDQLQQQQPQQLPQVVGNRKRKNSSSGAANSTGTGNTVGPSPNSPPSTHTPGDGITTPTSMQHVNNMHKTMMMNGSEGTGSLASASNLLEDIDRFADVGSIDENMESLLSHDGGDGRELYGTLKHSPEHQKQPSKGFTFCEVGCIRSRNSKVTCCHFSSDGKLLASSGHDRKVVLWNMDTLQTESTPEDHKSVVTDVRFRPNSSQLATASVDKSVRLWDAANPNFCSQAYTGHSSPIMSLDFHPKKTDLFCFCDNDNEIQYWSINPFLCTHITKGGTAQVRFQPRIGQLLAAASDKVVSIFDIETDRQTHSLQGHAELVNYICWDTNGDYLASVSQNLVKVWSMASGECIQELSSNGNQFHSCVFHPSYSTLLVVGGISSLELWNMAENKSMTIAAHENIISALAQSPVTGMVASASHDSSVKLWK
- the LOC102618050 gene encoding transcriptional corepressor LEUNIG_HOMOLOG-like isoform X6, coding for MRGHTSQSLYGLIVSYKNGNRSVLVMAQGNWEADKMLDVYIHDYFLKRKLHASAKAFMTEGKVATDPVAIDAPGGFLFEWWSVFWDIFISRTNDKHSENAAAYIETQQIKTREQQQLQMQQLQFMQHRNAQLQRRDPNHPSLGGSVSALNSEGMMGQPSASVLAMKMYEERTKHPHSMDLDTSPALMDANKMALLKATTNPQGQLAQGSSGNISAAMQRIQGRTTLTSDIKSEANLGATQKSLPMDPSSMYGQAMFQPKSVLGSSGLNQGVAGLPLKGWPLIGPDQLRPGLGMQVQKPNMQMHNQFLLASQQPQQVLAQGQPQNNLRNSTSYGDMDPRNFCQLTRGNMNVKDGQSTRNDGSICSPVQSSSPKGNRKRKNSSSGAANSTGTGNTVGPSPNSPPSTHTPGDGITTPTSMQHVNNMHKTMMMNGSEGTGSLASASNLLEDIDRFADVGSIDENMESLLSHDGGDGRELYGTLKHSPEHQKQPSKGFTFCEVGCIRSRNSKVTCCHFSSDGKLLASSGHDRKVVLWNMDTLQTESTPEDHKSVVTDVRFRPNSSQLATASVDKSVRLWDAANPNFCSQAYTGHSSPIMSLDFHPKKTDLFCFCDNDNEIQYWSINPFLCTHITKGGTAQVRFQPRIGQLLAAASDKVVSIFDIETDRQTHSLQGHAELVNYICWDTNGDYLASVSQNLVKVWSMASGECIQELSSNGNQFHSCVFHPSYSTLLVVGGISSLELWNMAENKSMTIAAHENIISALAQSPVTGMVASASHDSSVKLWK
- the LOC102618050 gene encoding transcriptional corepressor LEUNIG_HOMOLOG-like isoform X3, translated to MRGHTSQSLYGLIVSYKNGNRSVLVMAQGNWEADKMLDVYIHDYFLKRKLHASAKAFMTEGKVATDPVAIDAPGGFLFEWWSVFWDIFISRTNDKHSENAAAYIETQQIKTREQQQLQMQQLQFMQHRNAQLQRRDPNHPSLGGSVSALNSEGMMGQPSASVLAMKMYEERTKHPHSMDLDTSPALMDANKMALLKATTNPQGQLAQGSSGNISAAMQRIQGRTTLTSDIKSEANLGATQKSLPMDPSSMYGQAMFQPKSVLGSSGLNQGVAGLPLKGWPLIGPDQLRPGLGMQVQKPNMQMHNQFLLASQQPQQVLAQGQPQNNLRNSTSYGDMDPRNFCQLTRGNMNVKDGQSTRNDGSICSPVQSSSPKMKVAQMQHSSSQHQDQLQQQQPQQLPQGNRKRKNSSSGAANSTGTGNTVGPSPNSPPSTHTPGDGITTPTSMQHVNNMHKTMMMNGSEGTGSLASASNLLEDIDRFADVGSIDENMESLLSHDGGDGRELYGTLKHSPEHQKQPSKGFTFCEVGCIRSRNSKVTCCHFSSDGKLLASSGHDRKVVLWNMDTLQTESTPEDHKSVVTDVRFRPNSSQLATASVDKSVRLWDAANPNFCSQAYTGHSSPIMSLDFHPKKTDLFCFCDNDNEIQYWSINPFLCTHITKGGTAQVRFQPRIGQLLAAASDKVVSIFDIETDRQTHSLQGHAELVNYICWDTNGDYLASVSQNLVKVWSMASGECIQELSSNGNQFHSCVFHPSYSTLLVVGGISSLELWNMAENKSMTIAAHENIISALAQSPVTGMVASASHDSSVKLWK
- the LOC102618050 gene encoding transcriptional corepressor LEUNIG_HOMOLOG-like isoform X2; the encoded protein is MRGHTSQSLYGLIVSYKNGNRSVLVMAQGNWEADKMLDVYIHDYFLKRKLHASAKAFMTEGKVATDPVAIDAPGGFLFEWWSVFWDIFISRTNDKHSENAAAYIETQQIKTREQQQLQMQQLQFMQHRNAQLQRRDPNHPSLGGSVSALNSEGMMGQPSASVLAMKMYEERTKHPHSMDLDTSPALMDANKMALLKATTNPQGQLAQGSSGNISAAMQRIQGRTTLTSDIKSEANLGATQKSLPMDPSSMYGQAMFQPKSVLGSSGLNQGVAGLPLKGWPLIGPDQLRPGLGMQVQKPNMQMHNQFLLASQQPQQVLAQGQPQNNLRNSTSYGDMDPRNFCQLTRGNMNVKDGQSTRNDGSICSPVQSSSPKMKVAQMQHSSSQHQDQLQQQQPQQLPQVGNRKRKNSSSGAANSTGTGNTVGPSPNSPPSTHTPGDGITTPTSMQHVNNMHKTMMMNGSEGTGSLASASNLLEDIDRFADVGSIDENMESLLSHDGGDGRELYGTLKHSPEHQKQPSKGFTFCEVGCIRSRNSKVTCCHFSSDGKLLASSGHDRKVVLWNMDTLQTESTPEDHKSVVTDVRFRPNSSQLATASVDKSVRLWDAANPNFCSQAYTGHSSPIMSLDFHPKKTDLFCFCDNDNEIQYWSINPFLCTHITKGGTAQVRFQPRIGQLLAAASDKVVSIFDIETDRQTHSLQGHAELVNYICWDTNGDYLASVSQNLVKVWSMASGECIQELSSNGNQFHSCVFHPSYSTLLVVGGISSLELWNMAENKSMTIAAHENIISALAQSPVTGMVASASHDSSVKLWK
- the LOC102618050 gene encoding transcriptional corepressor LEUNIG_HOMOLOG-like isoform X1, whose protein sequence is MRGHTSQSLYGLIVSYKNGNRSVLVMAQGNWEADKMLDVYIHDYFLKRKLHASAKAFMTEGKVATDPVAIDAPGGFLFEWWSVFWDIFISRTNDKHSENAAAYIETQQIKTREQQQLQMQQLQFMQHRNAQLQRRDPNHPSLGGSVSALNSEGMMGQPSASVLAMKMYEERTKHPHSMDLDTSPALMDANKMALLKATTNPQGQLAQGSSGNISAAMQRIQGRTTLTSDIKSEANLGATQKSLPMDPSSMYGQAMFQPKSVLGSSGLNQGVAGLPLKGWPLIGPDQLRPGLGMQVQKPNMQMHNQFLLASQQPQQVLAQGQPQNNLRNSTSYGDMDPRNFCQLTRGNMNVKDGQSTRNDGSICSPVQSSSPKMKVAQMQHSSSQHQDQLQQQQPQQLPQVVGNRKRKNSSSGAANSTGTGNTVGPSPNSPPSTHTPGDGITTPTSMQHVNNMHKTMMMNGSEGTGSLASASNLLEDIDRFADVGSIDENMESLLSHDGGDGRELYGTLKHSPEHQKQPSKGFTFCEVGCIRSRNSKVTCCHFSSDGKLLASSGHDRKVVLWNMDTLQTESTPEDHKSVVTDVRFRPNSSQLATASVDKSVRLWDAANPNFCSQAYTGHSSPIMSLDFHPKKTDLFCFCDNDNEIQYWSINPFLCTHITKGGTAQVRFQPRIGQLLAAASDKVVSIFDIETDRQTHSLQGHAELVNYICWDTNGDYLASVSQNLVKVWSMASGECIQELSSNGNQFHSCVFHPSYSTLLVVGGISSLELWNMAENKSMTIAAHENIISALAQSPVTGMVASASHDSSVKLWK